In Candidatus Blochmannia vicinus, one DNA window encodes the following:
- a CDS encoding co-chaperone GroES yields MKIRPLHDRVIVKRKEVESKSAGGIVLTGSAAGKSTRGEVLAVGHGRVLENGGIKALDVRIGDTVIFNDGYGVKVEKIDNEEVLIMSESDILAIVEK; encoded by the coding sequence ATGAAAATTCGTCCATTGCATGATCGTGTAATTGTTAAACGTAAAGAGGTTGAATCAAAATCTGCAGGAGGTATCGTATTGACTGGATCTGCAGCAGGAAAATCTACACGTGGAGAGGTATTGGCTGTTGGTCATGGCCGTGTTTTGGAAAACGGGGGGATAAAAGCTTTAGACGTTCGTATTGGTGATACCGTGATTTTCAATGACGGGTATGGTGTAAAAGTGGAGAAAATTGATAATGAAGAAGTATTAATTATGTCAGAAAGCGATATCCTTGCTATCGTTGAGAAATAA